The genomic stretch CCTCTACAATAGGCTATCAATTTTACGATCGGTATTGTTTATTTTAGACACAATTTATAGTAGCCACCAAAAAATTAATAATTACTCGCACACGATCCAAATTTCAGATATTTTAACAAGCCAATACAGCGAGGTTATTGCAAATTAAAGTCAAGAGCCTAGATTTTTAGTTAAGCAACCCGGTTTCTCAGGTCTTGTTGATAATGCTGCAAGATGTGAAAAATATGAAATTTTACTTCCCTATCTTCCCCATCCGACTCTTTCTTTAAGTAAATTTTATATATGGGCAGCTTCGTCCCTTGCCTGGGAAGTACGCAAGGACAAGCTTGAGGAGGGTTATCATAGTTTTATTGCCAAAGCACCTCCCTAAAGGAGTATAATATTTGATTGAACATTAAGTTATTTTGACTTTATTTACCTGCACGTACTTAGGTATTTGCAGGTAAGGCCCAACTATCGCAGTTTCCTTCATTTGCCGTCGATGATGCGGAGAGGTTTACAAGGGGAAGCTCGGATAATTTTATCTAAATAGATTTTTCAACTCCAAAACAGTACCTCATAGTGACTAGCTGGTTACGCAAGCTCTCTTTAAGAACTGTCCTGATTGTGCCCTTCGTTTTGCAAACTGTAACGGCGGTGGGATTAGTGGGTTATCTTTCTTATAAAAATGGCCAACAGGCAGTGGAAGACTTGGCAAAGCAACTGATGGAGGAGGTGGGAGAACGAATTAGCGATCGCCTCGACAGTAATTTGGAGACGCCCCAACAAGTTGTAACAACCAACCATCTAGCATGGCAACAGGGAACGCTGGATATTGGAAACTTGGAGGAAGTGCGGCAACAGCTTTGGCAGCATATAAAACTAAATCAGTCTGTGACAGGGATCTTCTTTCTCAATCGAAAGGGAGAAACTGTTGGATACGGACGCATTCTCACTCAGGATATGCGCGAAGTTGTTCGCAAGGTATCTGGAAAAGATTTACCGATCGGTACGATCTTTTACAGTGAAGCAAAAAATCCCACTCCTACACAACGCAAATTCTATATAGTTGATTCTAAAGGGAAGCCGCAAAAACTTGTCTATGGGGTAAAAATGGATTTGCGTACCCTTCCCTGGTACGTGCAAGCAAAAAGCAACCGAAAACAAACTTGGACACCACTGGTAGTTTACCAAGCTGCACCTGCGGTAGGAATGTTTGCAGTGACGCCAGTTTACGATCGCGCCGGTCAATTGCAAGCAGTTTTTGCGGCTAATGTAGATCTTGCCGCTCTCAGTACATTTCTGCAAAAGCTGCACTTTTCGCGATCGGGCCAAGCTTTTATTATCGATAGTTCTGGTAATTTAGCAGCTACCTCCACATTAGAAAAGCGCGATCTCCAGCAAGGAAACAATCGGCCTACCCCATTATCGATCTTCAATAGTCGAGATGTCAGAAACAGGGAAATTGCCGAACACTTAAAGAAGCGTTTCGGAAATTTTCGCCACATCCAAAATGACGAACAATTGATAGTCAATAGCCAAGGCGAAAAATTATTTATTAGAGTTGTTCCCTATCGAGATAAATATGGTTTGAATTTGTCACTCGTCGTTGCCATCCCAGAATCGGATTTAATGACCCGGATTAATAAAAATACTCACCATACAATTTTACTTTGTCTTGTTACTTTATTAGTTAGCATCGGGATGGGAGCGCTCGCATCCCATTCAATAACGAAACCGATTTTGCACTTAAATACTGCGGCTAAAAACTTAAGTAAAGGTGAATTAGAGGGCAATATTCCGGTAATTGGTGCTAAAGAAGTCAGTGAATTAACGGAATCTTTTAACCAGATGGCGCAGGTTTTATTAGAGTACAATCGCAGTTTAGAAACGCAAGTACGAGAAAGAACCGAGGCATGGAAACGCAGCGAAGCACAAATGAACGCTTTCTTTGCATCTGCGCCAGTGGGAATGGGAATACTCAATAAAAAACTGCGTTTTGTTAAACTCAATCAAGTTTTATCAGGAATTGCCGGGTTGACGGTAGAAGAAAAAATCGGTAAAACCATTAGGGAAGTTGTTCCCCAAAAATTAGCGGATACAATTGAACCTTTATATCAACAAGTTCTAGCCACGGGAAAACCGATTATCAATCTAGAAATAAGGGGTGAAGTTCCCAGAAAGCAGGGAATTCAGGGTTACTGGATGGTTTCGTACTTTCCAATTTTTGATGTGAATAATTCTCCTGATGGAGTGGGAGTAGTCGTTGTAGATATCACCGAGCGCAAACATCTAGAAATTGCCCTCCAAGAAAAAACAGATGAACTAGAGCGGTTCTTTTCCGCTCCATTAGACTTGCTCTGCATTGCCGACACAGATGGTTATTTTCGCCGCCTAAATGTGGAATGGGAAAATATATTAGGCTACACCTTAGCCGATCTAGAAGGGCGTAGATTTTTAGATTTCGTTCATCCTGACGATCTCGAAAGTACGTTAGGCGCAATTGCCGAATTATCACAAAAGCAAGTAGTCTTGAATTTTACCAACCGCTATCGGCATCGCGATGGCTCGTACCATTGGATAGAATGGCGATCGTTGCCGATCGGCAAACTAATTTATGCCGCCGCCAGAGATATTACCGATCGCAAACTAGCTGAAATTGCCTTACGAGAATCAGAACACAAATTTTCTACTATTTTCCACAGCAGTCCCGATCTGTTATGGATTGCCACTTTATCGGAAGGACGCTGTTTGAACGTCAATGACAGCTTTGCCAAATTTGTGGAATATCCTTATGAAGAAATTATCGGCAAAACTTGCGTTGAGCTAAAACTATGGGATAAAATTGAAGACTTGCATCGCTTCCGCCAAGCGCTTACCAGCGAAGGTAAGTTAGAAAATTTTGAAGTCGTGCTTCGCACTCGATCGCGTCAAGCCAGAACAGTTTTAATGTCGGCTACAGTCAGCCACATAAATAAACAAGATTGCGTAATTGGTTTGCTCAAAGATATTACCGATCGCAAACAAATAGAACAAGCTCTAGCGAGAGAAATTCTTCGCAGCAAAACCCTCCTGGATAGTTCTGTTGATGGTATTGTCGTCCTCGATTCCCAAGGTAATGTCCTAGAAACTAATGCTAGTTTTGCCAGAATGTTGGGCTACACCATAGCAGAAACATTAACTTTAAATCTAGTCGATTGGGATGCTGATTGGAAGCGAGATGAAATCGAACGTAAAATTGCTGAAAATAATCTGTGCATTAACACATTTGAAACCAAGCATCGCCGTAAAGATGGTTCGATTTATGATGTAGAAATTAGTGCCAATAATGTAATTATTGATGGGAAAGAAGTCAACTTTTGTATTTGTCGGGATATTACCGAACGCAAAAACTTAGAACGCGCCCTAGAAGCATCGGAAGCGAAATTAAACGATATTTTAAATACTGCTCCGGCGGCGATTTCCAGGTTTCGCGTGTTTGCCAATAGAAACTGGGAAATCGATTATATCGCTAACGGTTGCGAGGCGCTTTCCGGCTACAGCGCTGCCGAAATCAAAGCAGATAAAACTATTTGGATTAGCAGGATACCCAGCGAAGATTGGCAGGCGATCGAAAGCGATTTATTTGCGAATATTTTTGAGCAACGCACCGCCCATCGCGAGTATCGGTTGCGCCACAAAGATGGCAGTATGCGGTGGATTGCTGAAACTACTAATTCTCGATGGGATCGAACTCAAAAGTGCTGGATGGTGACGGTAATTGCCATCGACATTACGGATCGCAAACAACTGGAGATAGCTTTACAAACTTCAGAAGCTAGGCTGAAATCGGTGTTGAATAATGCGCCTGCCTTTATATCGGGAGTTCGGTTGAGCGATAACGATCGCTGGGAATATGAATATTTTTCACCGGGTATTGAAGCAATTTGCGGTTACACAGGTGAAGAAATTGCCGCCGATTATTCGCTGCTACTATCGCTGATTTTACCTGAAGATATAGAAACTGTTATCAAGCCAGCATTCAAGCGATTTTTTACACCCAATTTTGCCACCACGATTGAATTCCGACTCCGACATAAAAACGGTAGCATTCGGTGGGTTGCTAACTCCTTAAGCACCTATTGCAATGAGACAAATCAATGCTGGTATGGAACTGGCATTATGATCGACATAACCGATCGCAAACTAGCCGAACAAGCTCTCCAGCAAATTGAGTTTCGCTTACAGCAGTTAGCCGCAGCTTCGCCAGGAGTAATCTACACCGTTGTCGAATATCCAGATGGCCCTGTCCAGTATGAGTACCTCAGTCCTGTATTTGAGGAAATACACGAGATTCCCGTCGCAGAAGTGTTAGAACACCCCGAACTTACATTTAACCAAATTCATCCAGACGATCGCACAGGCTATCAGCAAGCAGTTGCCAAAGCTGTGGAAACCATGCAAACGTTCAAACACGAATGGCGAATTATGACGCCTTCTGGAAAAATTAAGTGGATTCAGGCCAATTCTCGACCGCTACGGCGGGAGAATGGCGAGATTGTCTGGCATGGAATAGTTCTGGATGTAACCGATCGCAAACGCGCCGAAGCAATTATCCAAGAAAGAGAAGCTCGATTGAGGTTAGCAATGGAAGTATCGAATGCGATCGCCTGGGAACGAAATCTCCAGACTGACGAGCTATTATTCACCTCTACGATCAAAAAGGAAGTTCCTATGAGAATTTCCTATAATGAAGCCCTGGAAATGGTTCATCCCGACGATCGAGCAAAACTGCACCGAGCCAATCAAGAAGCGATTTCCCAAAGGGGAGGGTTTCAAATCGAACATCGGCTTACTGCTAGTGTAGAGAACCCTGAATGGCGATGGTTGCAGGTAAAGGCCAAAATTTTAACCGATCCCGCAGGCAATCCTACCACCTTAATCGGAATGTCGGTCGATATTACCGATCGCAAACAAACCGAACAAGCTTTGCGGGAAAGTGAAAGTGCCCTTATGGCAGCCCAAAAAATTGCCCATTTAGGCAATTGGTCTTTCGATATCATCACCCCAAAAATCACTTGGTCTGAAGAAACCTTCTACATCTTCGGACTCGATCCTCGCGAAGGCGAACCAACCTACGATCGGTTGTTACAGTTCACCCATCCCGAAGATCTAGAAATTTTACAGCGGAATATCGAACTTGCTGTGAGAGAGGGGAAAGCTTACGAGCATGAAATCCGCATTATTCGACCGGATGGTGCGATCCGGTACACATTCGGTAAAGGAGAACCTGTTTTTAATGAAGCAGGGCAGGTTATTAAATTATTTGGCATCGTGCAGGATATTACCGAGCGCAAACAGACAGAAGAAACCTTGAAAATCACGTTAACTCGCCTGCAAAACTTAGCAACAGCTGTCCCTGGCAATATTTATTCTTTGGTACGGCATTCCGATGCTTCTTTTAAATTTGAATATTGCAATCGGGGGATCGAAGAAATTACCGAGCTAACCCTAGAACAAGCTTTCCAAGATGCAAAAAATGTCATACTTTCTCTTATCCATCCAGAGGATTTACCAGCGTATTTGGAAGCAATCGATCGCAGTCTCCAAACTATGGATATTTTTAAACATCAATGGCGGATTATCACACCTTCGGGCCAACTGAAGTGGTTGCAAGGCAACTCCCAACCCGAACGCCGAAACAATGGAGATATCGTCTGGCATGGGATTGTTTTAGATATTACCGATCGCAAACTAGCAGAGGCAGAACTCTCTCAAGCAAAAGAAGCCGCAGAAGCAGCTAACCGCGCCAAAAGCACTTTCTTAGCAAATATGAGCCACGAATTGAGAACGCCCCTGAATGCCGTTCTTGGTTTTGCCCAATTAATCAGCCAAAGTCCGGGACTTTCTCCCCAAGATCGGGAAAATATCGCCATTATTAACCGCAGCGGAGAACACTTGCTCACCCTCATTAATGATGTGCTAGATATGGCCAAAATTGAAGCGGGTCGAATGACGCTAAACGAAACAAAATTTAACTTGTATCGATTTTTGGATGAGTTAGAAAGGATGTTTTATTTAAAAGCTAGAGATAAAAAATTGCAATTAAATTTTTATCGAGATGCCAGCATTCCTGAATTTGTGCGGACTGATGAAATAAAGCTGCGCCAAGTCTTGATTAATCTGATCGGTAACGCTATTAAGTTTACTGAAGCAGGGCACGTAACAGTGCGAGCGATCGAAAAGACAAAAGGCAGAAACCAGACCAGAGAAAACGAATTTATGGATCTGGATAATGGAGATACTTCCCGGCTGGCTTTTGAAATTGAAGATACAGGGGTAGGCATTCCGGAACATGAATTAGAAAGTATTTTTGAACCATTTTTGCAAACGAGGACGGGTAAACAATCTCAAGAAGGTACCGGTTTAGGCTTACCGATCAGCCGTAAATTCATTCAACTGATGGGCGGCAACATTACTGTCAGTAGCAAAGTCGGCTGTGGCAGCACTTTCTATTTTGATATTCAGTTTGGCTTAGCCGATCGGCTATCAGAATTAAATAAGCAATTACAACTAGAAGATAACGGCCAAATAACCACTAGAGAAAATTATTCTCTTACTCCTATTGAAGAAGCTGCGATAAAGCCCATAGATTTCGCCGTTTTACCTAAAAATTTAATTGAGCGTTTAGAGCAAGCCAGTATCCAGGCAAGCTGGTATGAAATAACTTCCACTATTGACGAAATCGCAGGTATTAATCCTCAGTTAGCCGAGCGGCTTAAATATTTAATCCAAATGTTTGATTACCAGAAAATTGTCACGGCAATTAAACTTTATAAATATACGGGAGAAGATAAATGATTCAGTCATTAGATAGTTACATTAACAATGGATTTACAGCTAATATTTTAGTGGTTGATGATGACATTAATAATTTGCGTTTGCTCACGGAGGTTTTGAGCAAACGCGGGTATGAAGTACGTCCTATCCGAGATGAGCGGATGGTTCCAGCAGCAATTCAGGCTAAGCAGCCGGACTTGATTTTGCTTGACATCATGATGCCGTATATCGATGGCTATGAAATCTGCTCCCATCTGAAAGCTAACGAAAAAACTCGCCATATTCCGGTGATTTTTTTAAGCGCTTTGCACGAAGCAATCGATAAAGTTAAAGCTTTTTCTATAGGTGGTGTTGACTATATTACCAAACCATTTCAAACGGAAGAAGTGATAGCGCGGATTGAAAATCAGTTACATATATGCAGGTTACAAAAACAAATAATAGAGCAAAATGAGCGATTAAAACAGGAAATTAAAGAACGCGAGTTAATGGCAGAAAAACTGCGTTCTTCTCAGGCAGAAATGCGCGGTTTTTTTGAGGCGATGGCAGACATCGTATTAATTGTCGATCCAGATGGCAAGACTATCAAAGTTGCTCCCACAAAGCCCGAAAAACTGTATCCTCCAGGCTCAGATATTATCGGTAAAACAGTAGAACTGTTGTATAAAGAATCGAGTGTAATGTTTCGCAGCCGCATCAGAGAATCACTACATTTGCAGCAAATAGTTAATTGCGAATATAGCTTGAGGGTGGGTCGGGAAGAAGTTTGGTTTTCTGCCAGCATTGCGCCCATTTCTGAAAATACTGCCGCTTGGGTGGCCCGCGATATTACCGATCGCAAAAAGGCAGAAGCAGCTCTTTCCACCAGTGAAGAACGCTTGCACCTAGCCTTAGAAGGCAGCAATTTAGGTTTGTGGGACTGGAACTTGAGGACTGGTGAAATCTACCGCGATCGCGCCTGGAACGAAATGCTAGGTTATCAAGATACCGAAATTGCAAATAATTTAAAAGGTTTTGAAAGCTTGCTGCATCCAGAAGACGTCGTTTTGATGCAAAAAGTCTTAGATGCCTATATCCAAGGCGAAAATAGCTGCTATAAAGTAGAATTTCGGATGCGATCGAAATCCGGCGAATGGAAATGGATTCTCTGCCGGGGCAAAATTTCTGAGCGCGACAGTTCCGGACAGCCAGTGCGAATCACGGGAACGCACAAAGATATCAGTCAGCAAAAAGCTTTAGAACAAGAACTTGCCTTACGAGAAGCGAGATTAAATGCCTTTTTCAAGTGCGCTCCAGTCGGTATGAATATCATAGACAGCGAACTGCGATACGTGCAAATCAACGAACACTTTGCACAAATTAATGGCATACCCGCAGGCGAGCATATTGGCAAAAACATCCGGGAGCTTTTACCGCAAATTGCCCCCACAGTCGAACCCCTTTATCAACAAGTATTAGCAACGGGAGAACCGATTCTCAATTTAGAAATCACCGGAGAAATCCCCAGCCAACCCGGTATAATGCGCCACTGGGTAGTTTCTTATTTTCCCATTGCCCTGAACGACAGCACCCCTTCTAATGTAGGATCGGTGATAGTTGAAATTACCGATCGCAAACGAGCTGAATTAGAGCTGCAACTGGCAAAAGAACGCCTAGAATTAGTGCTTCGCGCCTCCCAAGATGGCTTCTGGGATTGGGATTTAGTCACCGGAGAAATTTACTTTTCACCTCGGTTTAAAGAGATGTTGGGCTACAGTGATGACGAATTTCCCAATGACATATCGGCTTGGGCAAACGCAATCTTTGAAGCAGACCGCATCGCCGCTTTAAAACTCGTAGAAGATTACAACTGCGATCGCATTCCACAATTTTTAGCCACCCAGCGTTTTTACCATAAAAATGGCTCCACAGTTTATATCCTCTCTCGCGCTATTCATCTCAAAGATGCCAATGGAATTCCCATTCGCATGATTGGCGCTCATACAGATATTACCAACCTCAAACAAGCCGAAGAAGCTTTACAAAAAGCCGTCTTAGCCGCCGATGCTGCCAACCGCGCCAAGAGCGAATTTCTTGCTTCCATGAGCCACGAATTGAGAACCCCGCTCAATGCCATCTTAGGCTTTAGCCAAATCATGAGTAAAGACAATTCTATCTGCGGCGAAAATCAGAAAAATCTTGCCATTATCAATCGCGCTGGGGAACATCTACTGGCTCTAATTGATGACATCTTAGAAGTATCAAAAATTGAAGCCGGTCGCACCAATTTTAATGAAAGCAGCTTCGACCTCATACAAATGCTAAACAGCTTAGAACAAATGCTGCAATTAAAAGCAGCTTCTAAAGGATTGCAACTGATTTTTGAATGCAGCCCTAACATTCCTCAGTATGTCACAACTGACCAAGGTAAATTGCGCCAAGTATTACTCAACCTTTTGGGAAATGCCATTAAATTTACAGAAGTTGGCAGCGTGAAAATGCGGGTATATGTTAGTTCTATAGCCTCAGAAATAACGACAGAAAACGAGGCAAAAAAACTCAATCTTCATTTTGAAGTGATAGACACAGGCCCCGGTATTTTTCCTGAAGAGATTCACCTGCTATTTGAAGCATTTCAGCAAACAGAAACAGGTCGTAAATCTCAGCAAGGAACAGGTTTAGGCTTGCCAATCAGCCAGAAATACGTACAATTAATGGGAGGAAAAATTAGAGTAAACAGTAACCCAGGACAAGGAAGCGTATTTGCTTTTGACATTCAAATCGGTTTGGCCGTTCCAGAATTAGTTCAGACACTTAAGCAATATCGAAAAATTATTCATTTGGCTTCCGAACAACCCGAATATCGTATTTTAATAGTTGACGATGTTGCAGAAAGTCGCCTTTTACTCAATAAAATACTCGTATCCATTGGCTTTTCTGTCCGCGAATCTGAAAATGGTAAAGAGGCAGTACAATGCTACAAAGAATGGCAACCGCATTTAATTTTGATGGATATAAGAATGCCAGTAATGGATGGTTATGAAGCAACCAGACAAATTAGATCCGAAGAACAAAAAAGGTTGAATTTCGCGGAAATTTCGGGAGATTCTGTCCCCCCATTTCCCAGAACGATCGTCCTTGCTTTGACTGCTAGCGTTTTCGAGGAACAGCGAAAAAATATTTTAGCAGTAGGCTGCGATGATTTTATTCGCAAACCCTTTCAAACTGAAGATTTATTAGAAAAAATCGGTCAATATCTGGGAGTTGAATATGAATGGGAAAGCGAAAACAAAGAAGCTGAATGTAGCCAGAAAACTTCCGAAAAAGTCCCGGAGGCAGAACTGCAAAACCTGCTGTCTCAAATGCCCCAAGATTGGATAATCAGACTCCACGATGCTGCTTCTGAATGCAGCGACGATATGGTGTTGGAATTGCTCGAAGAAATTCCAGCAGAAAATATCGATTTGGAAAATGCCATTAGAGATTTAGCGGATAATTTCCTGTTTACTCAAATTATTCGCTTGGCTGAAGAATGTATGGAATAATTTGGAATGCGATCGCACAAGTACGTAGTTAGGCTTTAGCCCTCTTAGAAAACCTGGCATCAGAGGCGTCAAGCCCAACTACATACCTGGGCGATCGCCTAAATAATCCCAAATATCACTAATTTATGATTCCTTCTTTTCCCTCCATGTAAAAATAATCTGCTCATCCGCCTGCCTAAACTCAATATTAAACTTATCAAACACAATTTCCCTGCCCAAAAGTAATTGCTCTCCTCCAGTATGACTTTGTAACCATGCTACGGGAGCAATAAAACTGTGCCCTTCAATTGTCATTTGCACATCTCGCGTAACATATTCTACACTACCTGCTATTGTTTCTGCTAATAATTTTGATTCGGCATCAGCTAACCTTAATCCTAAATCTTCCCCTACCTTGAACGAAATCAAACTTACTTCAGCACCCGAATCTACTAACATTGTTGTTGTAATTTCTTGATTTCTATGCTTCAGTTTTACGTGATAATCTGGCAACCAATTATGACGAGTAACTGCTCGAAAGCGAATTGGTAATATTTGGATAGAAGCAACATAGGGAGGAACTAAGTAAATCGCAAATACTTCTCCAGAAGCTTCAGCTAATTCTAAAACTTCCTGCAAATTTTCGCTATGAGCAATCAAACGCTCGGCATTATAAGCAACATATTGATTTTTATACCGATCTAACAACATCCAGCGATTGCGGTTCAACCACTTCAGCATTTCGCGGCTTTCTTCGGGAGAAGGTGTTTTGCTCATAAATTTATAATTGAACAAGGGATAGGAACATCGTCGTTATTAATTAAGGAATTCAGGCTTGATATTTAGCTATTAATTCCCGAAGCTTTTTGGCTTCTCTTAACTTCGTTAATTAGCGGTTGTAGCAGCTAATAAATTCTCTAATCACCCAACCCCAAACTCGATATTGACCATTATAATAACCACCTATTTTAGCCCAAGGGCGGCCTTTATTATCATAAGATATCTCTTGGATATATACTTCTCGGCCATTTCTTAGAGTATTAATTATTCGACCGTTAGGGCGATCCCGAACATTAAGTGGAGTCCCTGTAGGATCTGTCACTTGACAGACGCTTTCTGCTTGAACAGCCCACTCTCCTATAGTAACAGGAACTAATAGAGCAATAGCTAATAAATAACATGGCAGTCTTTTCATCATTGTTTCTCCTTCTTTTTCCTCATGGTTAAAATTTTTCTTCCGAAAAGCATAACATCAGCCGTATTCTTTTATAAAGAATAGGAGCGATGCCAAAGGAATCGCCCCTAAACATATTTTGGGTAAACTTGAAAATTGGCGCTTAAATTACACTTAAGCGCCTTCACTGCGGCTCATTTTGGTAAGAGCGACCGCCCATGTAAAGAGCCGTTGCCAACGCGATTCCAGGTAAAGTGATTACAAATGCCCACGGCGTATTTAACCAACTCTTTGCCTGGTATTTTTGCTTATAAAACGAACAAGCTTCAGCAGAATTAACAGAACTCAACAAAATGCCGCTGGCGATCGCAGCACTGGATGCGATCGCGACCAAGGACAATTTTACTTTCATCATAGTTTTGGCCTCAACTCGTTTTAGCTTTAATTCTAATCGCTAAGTTGGTAAGTTGGGAATTGCCGAGCGGGAAACAAACGATTCGATAGATCGATCGGCTTCGCGAACAGCGAGCGAGCGAGCGTCCAAGCGGCGAGATGCCGATATCATGCAGATTTGGCAAAACCCTAAGAACTCTAACAGCCTATGCAATTTCTATAATCAGTTTTTTACCTAAAGCATTCGCATATCTTTCCAAAGTATAGATACCAACATCTTCTGCATGATTCTCTATTCTAGAAATAGTCGATTTATTCAAATTTAATTGCCGTGCTAATTCTTCATGCGTTATTCCCGCTTCTTTTCTCGCTTAATCTAGGAATTCTTCCACGGGACAGCGATCCGAATCTGTGCGGTAGAATACTATTTCTCTCATGGATTAAGTAGAACGGAACGCTATTTCACTATTTTAGTGCGTTTGGCTTTTCACCTTGACAACTTAATAAAAAAAAGACGATCGAGTTTAACCGATCGCCCTTACTCATATCTACTCGGAGTCACTTACAACAGGGAAACTTAAACCTTTGCTTCTTCCTTCACCAACTTATCCCAACCCAAATCTTTCAGGCTGTTGTTACGGCGCAGCGGACGAGTTACCAGTTCCAGGATGTCGCGTGCGTTGGTAAAGCCGTGAATTTGAGCAAAAGTAAACTCAACCGACCATTTGGTATTGATACCCCGCGCTTCCAACGGGTTAGCATGAGCCATA from Aerosakkonema funiforme FACHB-1375 encodes the following:
- a CDS encoding response regulator, with translation MIQSLDSYINNGFTANILVVDDDINNLRLLTEVLSKRGYEVRPIRDERMVPAAIQAKQPDLILLDIMMPYIDGYEICSHLKANEKTRHIPVIFLSALHEAIDKVKAFSIGGVDYITKPFQTEEVIARIENQLHICRLQKQIIEQNERLKQEIKERELMAEKLRSSQAEMRGFFEAMADIVLIVDPDGKTIKVAPTKPEKLYPPGSDIIGKTVELLYKESSVMFRSRIRESLHLQQIVNCEYSLRVGREEVWFSASIAPISENTAAWVARDITDRKKAEAALSTSEERLHLALEGSNLGLWDWNLRTGEIYRDRAWNEMLGYQDTEIANNLKGFESLLHPEDVVLMQKVLDAYIQGENSCYKVEFRMRSKSGEWKWILCRGKISERDSSGQPVRITGTHKDISQQKALEQELALREARLNAFFKCAPVGMNIIDSELRYVQINEHFAQINGIPAGEHIGKNIRELLPQIAPTVEPLYQQVLATGEPILNLEITGEIPSQPGIMRHWVVSYFPIALNDSTPSNVGSVIVEITDRKRAELELQLAKERLELVLRASQDGFWDWDLVTGEIYFSPRFKEMLGYSDDEFPNDISAWANAIFEADRIAALKLVEDYNCDRIPQFLATQRFYHKNGSTVYILSRAIHLKDANGIPIRMIGAHTDITNLKQAEEALQKAVLAADAANRAKSEFLASMSHELRTPLNAILGFSQIMSKDNSICGENQKNLAIINRAGEHLLALIDDILEVSKIEAGRTNFNESSFDLIQMLNSLEQMLQLKAASKGLQLIFECSPNIPQYVTTDQGKLRQVLLNLLGNAIKFTEVGSVKMRVYVSSIASEITTENEAKKLNLHFEVIDTGPGIFPEEIHLLFEAFQQTETGRKSQQGTGLGLPISQKYVQLMGGKIRVNSNPGQGSVFAFDIQIGLAVPELVQTLKQYRKIIHLASEQPEYRILIVDDVAESRLLLNKILVSIGFSVRESENGKEAVQCYKEWQPHLILMDIRMPVMDGYEATRQIRSEEQKRLNFAEISGDSVPPFPRTIVLALTASVFEEQRKNILAVGCDDFIRKPFQTEDLLEKIGQYLGVEYEWESENKEAECSQKTSEKVPEAELQNLLSQMPQDWIIRLHDAASECSDDMVLELLEEIPAENIDLENAIRDLADNFLFTQIIRLAEECME
- a CDS encoding PAS domain S-box protein gives rise to the protein MTSWLRKLSLRTVLIVPFVLQTVTAVGLVGYLSYKNGQQAVEDLAKQLMEEVGERISDRLDSNLETPQQVVTTNHLAWQQGTLDIGNLEEVRQQLWQHIKLNQSVTGIFFLNRKGETVGYGRILTQDMREVVRKVSGKDLPIGTIFYSEAKNPTPTQRKFYIVDSKGKPQKLVYGVKMDLRTLPWYVQAKSNRKQTWTPLVVYQAAPAVGMFAVTPVYDRAGQLQAVFAANVDLAALSTFLQKLHFSRSGQAFIIDSSGNLAATSTLEKRDLQQGNNRPTPLSIFNSRDVRNREIAEHLKKRFGNFRHIQNDEQLIVNSQGEKLFIRVVPYRDKYGLNLSLVVAIPESDLMTRINKNTHHTILLCLVTLLVSIGMGALASHSITKPILHLNTAAKNLSKGELEGNIPVIGAKEVSELTESFNQMAQVLLEYNRSLETQVRERTEAWKRSEAQMNAFFASAPVGMGILNKKLRFVKLNQVLSGIAGLTVEEKIGKTIREVVPQKLADTIEPLYQQVLATGKPIINLEIRGEVPRKQGIQGYWMVSYFPIFDVNNSPDGVGVVVVDITERKHLEIALQEKTDELERFFSAPLDLLCIADTDGYFRRLNVEWENILGYTLADLEGRRFLDFVHPDDLESTLGAIAELSQKQVVLNFTNRYRHRDGSYHWIEWRSLPIGKLIYAAARDITDRKLAEIALRESEHKFSTIFHSSPDLLWIATLSEGRCLNVNDSFAKFVEYPYEEIIGKTCVELKLWDKIEDLHRFRQALTSEGKLENFEVVLRTRSRQARTVLMSATVSHINKQDCVIGLLKDITDRKQIEQALAREILRSKTLLDSSVDGIVVLDSQGNVLETNASFARMLGYTIAETLTLNLVDWDADWKRDEIERKIAENNLCINTFETKHRRKDGSIYDVEISANNVIIDGKEVNFCICRDITERKNLERALEASEAKLNDILNTAPAAISRFRVFANRNWEIDYIANGCEALSGYSAAEIKADKTIWISRIPSEDWQAIESDLFANIFEQRTAHREYRLRHKDGSMRWIAETTNSRWDRTQKCWMVTVIAIDITDRKQLEIALQTSEARLKSVLNNAPAFISGVRLSDNDRWEYEYFSPGIEAICGYTGEEIAADYSLLLSLILPEDIETVIKPAFKRFFTPNFATTIEFRLRHKNGSIRWVANSLSTYCNETNQCWYGTGIMIDITDRKLAEQALQQIEFRLQQLAAASPGVIYTVVEYPDGPVQYEYLSPVFEEIHEIPVAEVLEHPELTFNQIHPDDRTGYQQAVAKAVETMQTFKHEWRIMTPSGKIKWIQANSRPLRRENGEIVWHGIVLDVTDRKRAEAIIQEREARLRLAMEVSNAIAWERNLQTDELLFTSTIKKEVPMRISYNEALEMVHPDDRAKLHRANQEAISQRGGFQIEHRLTASVENPEWRWLQVKAKILTDPAGNPTTLIGMSVDITDRKQTEQALRESESALMAAQKIAHLGNWSFDIITPKITWSEETFYIFGLDPREGEPTYDRLLQFTHPEDLEILQRNIELAVREGKAYEHEIRIIRPDGAIRYTFGKGEPVFNEAGQVIKLFGIVQDITERKQTEETLKITLTRLQNLATAVPGNIYSLVRHSDASFKFEYCNRGIEEITELTLEQAFQDAKNVILSLIHPEDLPAYLEAIDRSLQTMDIFKHQWRIITPSGQLKWLQGNSQPERRNNGDIVWHGIVLDITDRKLAEAELSQAKEAAEAANRAKSTFLANMSHELRTPLNAVLGFAQLISQSPGLSPQDRENIAIINRSGEHLLTLINDVLDMAKIEAGRMTLNETKFNLYRFLDELERMFYLKARDKKLQLNFYRDASIPEFVRTDEIKLRQVLINLIGNAIKFTEAGHVTVRAIEKTKGRNQTRENEFMDLDNGDTSRLAFEIEDTGVGIPEHELESIFEPFLQTRTGKQSQEGTGLGLPISRKFIQLMGGNITVSSKVGCGSTFYFDIQFGLADRLSELNKQLQLEDNGQITTRENYSLTPIEEAAIKPIDFAVLPKNLIERLEQASIQASWYEITSTIDEIAGINPQLAERLKYLIQMFDYQKIVTAIKLYKYTGEDK